A single window of Granulicella cerasi DNA harbors:
- a CDS encoding non-ribosomal peptide synthetase, producing the protein MVNGNEDTTLKQQQDCERETGNSQSNDVYAMTVTPAQERFWSLDRLQPGNPTLNMPLMWQCNGDLDIPALRKAYQLCVDRHESLRTTFSIVDGKLRQIVHAQMLVEIPLVDLSTLPSDERQMAADKLTREHAAFRFDLAQGPLIALKLLRMGPTEHMLLVTMHHIICDGISNWILQRDLMALYEAELLGKEATLPELPIQYADFAVWHEEWMRSEEAQKSVDFWRERIGIDFKPVRFESDPEAASELAEHLQGASGAIDTQLLPGDITARERAFCQAEGVTQNVFFFAGFLAWLARSTGQHDLMIGYPVANRTDETQDLIGLFINIQPMRVKITPETTFRELLHFVERWTIEGSEHQALPFETLAQHPDFSDSQNAVASPVFFLYQPSFMQVMRVETPNSSLQMIPLRSESPGAIFDMMLAVVERMEEGPRLQLEYNPQHMRQSMVRSYLTTMVSILDAASTAPDTPVLQLPTVTGSERRQLLERFAGPSIDFGPYEAVHQSILAKASAEPGRIAINNANANFTYAQLAKRSFSIAHKLVAEGVVPGDRVAVCMGRSVDTVATLLGVLMTGAAYVPLDARYPRQRIDTAMEDSEARLLVTDRELDVDPQYRVLQLATVTTQSTPFIPYANAPNDIAYVIYTSGSTGKPKGVAVPHGALRNLLLGVQHTPGLLPTDTWCAITTISFDIAALEIFLPLMVGARLVLATDNEARTPSLLLTLLKKCNVNVLQATPGAWRALIDEGWDNTLKLRVLIGGEAVSRDLGNSLIERSNSVWNMYGPTETTIWSSATQIKPGKQAPAVGDVLPNQQFYVLDEQLELTPMGRQGELCIGGAGVAVGYWNREERTADRFKPNPFGEGRIYRTGDAARVEPDGTLRLLGRLDFQVKVRGYRIELGEIENVLEQHPAVREAVVAHHVLSDTAETAGVTRMIAYVDAPQHANDEEKAQTLVRELEDVVARALPEYMMPNVIVALPELPRLMNGKVDRKALPDVFTEAGDGGVSITGGEASDFAAPQDFVERQLTDIWQTTLGIARISTRANFFSLAVGSLAAMRLVMKMNRIFAVDFGLATLVSHPTIQDIARLIHSQHDAGTTSTLVPIRTEGSKPPLFILHGVGGNILNFMGLARRLGEDQPVYGVQAQSLLSGKAALLRLEDMAAFYIREMRTVQPHGPYHLLGYSFGGTVAAEMATQLINAGEEVAYLSMLDAKTKDFEAEFHSSMAVQTKVDRRMKQIMGNTQHLSMTDRVKYIANKLGTRSARISARLFGKLGARRMPSWMKVPWDVNLVALQRYNLHTYPGRLVLFRATDQDYASGPRDLGWSRYFPGGVKIYEIRGDHERIFLEPAVGDMAKAIVDSLEQINR; encoded by the coding sequence GTGGTCAACGGCAACGAAGACACAACGCTCAAGCAGCAACAAGACTGCGAGCGCGAAACCGGGAACAGCCAGTCCAACGATGTATACGCTATGACAGTAACGCCCGCTCAGGAGCGCTTCTGGTCACTGGACAGGTTGCAGCCAGGTAATCCCACGTTGAACATGCCGCTGATGTGGCAGTGCAACGGAGACCTGGATATCCCCGCGCTACGCAAGGCTTACCAGCTTTGCGTCGATCGGCACGAATCGCTCCGTACCACGTTCTCTATCGTGGACGGGAAGCTGCGCCAGATCGTGCACGCACAGATGCTCGTCGAGATTCCGCTGGTGGATCTGTCCACGCTGCCCAGCGATGAGCGCCAAATGGCCGCGGACAAGCTGACGCGTGAGCACGCAGCGTTTCGCTTCGATCTCGCACAGGGCCCGCTGATCGCGCTGAAGCTGCTGCGCATGGGCCCCACCGAGCACATGCTGCTCGTGACGATGCACCACATCATTTGCGATGGCATCTCCAATTGGATTCTGCAGCGCGACCTGATGGCGCTCTACGAAGCAGAACTGTTGGGTAAAGAAGCGACGCTGCCTGAACTGCCGATTCAATATGCGGACTTCGCAGTGTGGCATGAAGAGTGGATGCGCAGCGAAGAGGCACAGAAGTCCGTGGACTTCTGGCGCGAGCGCATCGGCATCGACTTCAAGCCCGTTCGCTTTGAGTCTGACCCGGAAGCCGCGAGCGAACTTGCAGAGCATCTGCAAGGCGCATCGGGCGCCATCGACACACAACTTCTCCCCGGCGATATCACCGCGCGCGAACGTGCGTTCTGCCAGGCCGAAGGTGTCACGCAAAACGTCTTCTTCTTCGCAGGCTTCCTTGCATGGCTGGCGCGCAGCACCGGTCAGCACGACCTGATGATCGGCTACCCGGTCGCGAACCGCACCGATGAAACGCAGGACCTCATCGGCCTCTTCATCAACATCCAGCCGATGCGCGTGAAGATCACGCCGGAGACAACCTTCCGCGAGTTGCTGCACTTCGTCGAACGCTGGACGATCGAAGGCTCCGAGCACCAGGCGCTGCCGTTCGAAACGCTCGCGCAGCATCCCGATTTCTCGGACAGCCAGAACGCCGTGGCCTCGCCTGTCTTCTTCCTTTACCAGCCTTCGTTCATGCAGGTGATGCGCGTCGAAACACCGAACTCTTCGCTGCAGATGATTCCGCTGCGCTCGGAGAGCCCCGGCGCGATCTTCGACATGATGCTCGCCGTCGTCGAGCGCATGGAAGAAGGCCCACGCCTGCAACTGGAGTACAACCCGCAGCATATGCGGCAGTCGATGGTGCGCTCCTATCTCACCACGATGGTGAGCATTCTCGACGCCGCCAGCACCGCACCGGATACACCTGTGCTGCAGCTTCCCACCGTTACGGGCAGCGAACGCCGCCAACTGCTCGAACGCTTCGCAGGTCCCAGCATCGACTTCGGCCCCTACGAAGCCGTGCATCAGAGCATCCTCGCAAAGGCGTCCGCAGAGCCCGGCCGCATCGCGATCAACAACGCGAACGCGAACTTCACCTACGCGCAGCTCGCCAAGCGTTCCTTCTCCATCGCGCATAAGCTCGTCGCCGAAGGTGTCGTTCCGGGCGATCGCGTTGCCGTTTGCATGGGTCGCTCCGTCGACACCGTCGCGACGCTGCTCGGCGTGCTGATGACCGGCGCCGCATACGTTCCACTCGACGCGCGCTATCCTCGCCAGCGCATCGACACCGCGATGGAGGACTCAGAAGCGCGCCTGCTCGTCACGGACCGCGAGCTCGATGTCGATCCGCAGTACCGTGTGCTGCAGCTTGCTACCGTCACAACGCAGTCCACGCCGTTCATTCCCTATGCGAACGCGCCGAACGACATCGCATATGTGATCTACACCTCCGGCTCCACCGGCAAGCCCAAGGGCGTTGCCGTTCCGCACGGTGCGCTGCGCAATCTGCTGCTCGGCGTGCAGCATACGCCCGGCCTTCTTCCGACAGATACCTGGTGCGCGATCACGACGATCTCCTTCGACATCGCCGCGCTGGAAATCTTCCTTCCGCTGATGGTCGGCGCTCGCCTTGTCCTCGCCACCGACAATGAAGCCCGCACGCCTTCGCTGCTGCTTACGCTGCTCAAGAAGTGCAATGTGAACGTGCTGCAGGCAACGCCGGGCGCATGGCGCGCGCTCATCGACGAAGGCTGGGACAACACACTGAAGCTGCGTGTACTCATCGGCGGCGAGGCCGTTTCACGCGACCTCGGCAATAGCCTGATCGAGCGCAGCAACTCGGTGTGGAACATGTACGGCCCCACCGAGACCACCATCTGGTCTTCGGCCACGCAGATCAAGCCCGGCAAGCAAGCGCCTGCCGTCGGCGATGTATTGCCGAACCAGCAGTTCTACGTGCTCGACGAGCAGCTTGAGCTGACGCCGATGGGGCGACAGGGCGAGCTTTGCATCGGCGGCGCGGGCGTGGCCGTTGGCTACTGGAACCGCGAAGAGCGCACCGCAGATCGTTTCAAACCGAACCCCTTCGGCGAAGGCCGCATCTACCGCACCGGCGATGCGGCGCGCGTCGAGCCCGACGGCACACTGCGTCTGCTCGGTCGCCTCGACTTCCAGGTGAAGGTCCGCGGCTACCGTATCGAGCTGGGCGAGATTGAAAACGTCCTCGAGCAGCATCCCGCTGTCCGCGAGGCTGTCGTAGCGCATCATGTGCTTTCAGACACCGCGGAAACCGCGGGCGTCACACGCATGATCGCCTACGTCGATGCGCCACAACACGCGAACGATGAAGAGAAGGCGCAGACACTTGTCCGCGAACTCGAAGACGTCGTCGCGCGTGCGCTGCCCGAATACATGATGCCCAACGTCATCGTGGCGCTGCCCGAACTGCCGCGCCTGATGAACGGCAAGGTTGACCGCAAGGCACTGCCCGACGTCTTCACCGAAGCCGGCGACGGCGGCGTCAGCATCACCGGCGGTGAAGCCAGCGACTTCGCCGCACCGCAGGACTTCGTCGAACGTCAGCTCACCGACATCTGGCAAACCACGCTCGGCATCGCACGCATCAGCACGCGAGCCAACTTCTTCTCACTCGCCGTCGGCTCGCTCGCCGCCATGCGTCTGGTGATGAAGATGAACCGCATCTTCGCCGTAGACTTCGGCCTCGCCACGCTCGTCAGCCACCCGACGATTCAGGACATCGCCCGCCTCATCCACTCGCAGCATGATGCAGGCACCACGAGCACGCTGGTGCCCATTCGCACCGAAGGCTCAAAGCCACCGCTATTCATCCTGCATGGCGTCGGCGGCAACATCCTGAACTTCATGGGCCTCGCGCGCCGCCTCGGCGAAGACCAGCCGGTCTACGGCGTGCAGGCGCAGTCACTGCTCAGCGGCAAGGCCGCTCTGCTGCGGCTTGAAGACATGGCCGCGTTCTACATCCGCGAGATGCGCACCGTGCAACCGCACGGCCCCTACCACTTGCTCGGCTACTCCTTCGGCGGCACCGTCGCGGCGGAGATGGCCACGCAGTTGATCAACGCCGGAGAAGAGGTTGCCTACCTCTCTATGCTCGACGCCAAGACGAAGGACTTCGAAGCAGAGTTCCACTCGAGCATGGCCGTGCAGACGAAGGTCGATCGCCGCATGAAGCAGATCATGGGCAACACGCAGCACCTGTCGATGACGGACCGCGTGAAGTACATCGCCAACAAACTCGGCACACGCTCGGCGCGCATCAGCGCACGCCTCTTCGGCAAGCTCGGCGCAAGGCGAATGCCCTCATGGATGAAGGTTCCGTGGGACGTGAACCTCGTCGCACTGCAGCGATACAATCTGCACACGTACCCCGGCAGACTCGTCCTCTTCCGCGCCACGGACCAGGACTATGCCTCAGGACCACGTGATCTAGGCTGGAGCAGGTACTTCCCCGGCGGCGTGAAGATCTACGAGATTCGCGGCGACCACGAACGCATCTTCCTCGAACCGGCGGTGGGCGATATGGCGAAGGCCATCGTCGACAGCCTGGAGCAGATAAACCGATGA
- a CDS encoding glycosyltransferase family 4 protein, with protein sequence MVSRVIIVAEHASVRFGGEASLPYHYFRVLRARGVDALLITHERTRTELEELFPHDRERLLFVPDMAAQKLFFRLSSFLPRRIAEATFGLANQLLTQHAQRKMVRELAAPGTVVHQPIPVSPKFPSLIANVGAPVIIGPMNGGMEYPPAFRRAEFASVNAAIALGRSFSGIFNRLLPGKQKAARLLVANPRTAAALPVEHRGRVVEIVENGVDLAKWPEASAYEAPATPRFLFMGRLVDWKALDLVLLAMVRVPQAELDVVGDGNMRAAWEQLARELNIGDRVHFHGWKSQAECAQMLQHSTALVLPSIYECGGAVVLEAMSVGRPVIATAWGGPADYLDTSCGILVEPTSRTAMIEGFADALEELARSPELCATLGRAARQRIVDHFDWEKKVDRVYALYEQVLAEQRR encoded by the coding sequence GTGGTTTCGCGCGTCATCATCGTGGCCGAGCACGCCTCCGTGCGCTTCGGCGGCGAGGCATCGCTGCCCTATCACTACTTCCGCGTGCTCCGTGCTCGCGGAGTCGATGCCCTGCTGATCACGCACGAACGTACACGCACGGAGCTCGAAGAACTCTTCCCCCACGATCGCGAGCGCCTGCTCTTCGTGCCCGACATGGCTGCGCAGAAGCTCTTCTTCCGCTTGTCCTCGTTCCTTCCGCGCCGCATCGCAGAGGCTACCTTCGGCCTCGCCAACCAACTGCTTACGCAGCACGCACAGCGCAAGATGGTACGCGAACTCGCAGCGCCGGGCACGGTCGTACATCAGCCCATCCCCGTATCGCCGAAGTTCCCTTCGCTTATCGCCAACGTCGGCGCGCCGGTCATCATCGGGCCGATGAACGGCGGCATGGAGTACCCGCCCGCTTTCCGTCGCGCCGAATTCGCCAGCGTGAATGCGGCCATCGCGCTGGGCCGAAGCTTCAGCGGCATCTTCAATCGCCTGCTGCCCGGCAAGCAAAAAGCCGCACGACTGCTCGTTGCCAACCCACGCACAGCGGCCGCGCTCCCGGTAGAACACCGCGGTCGCGTCGTGGAGATCGTAGAGAACGGCGTCGATCTCGCGAAGTGGCCCGAAGCCAGCGCCTACGAAGCACCCGCTACGCCGCGCTTCCTCTTCATGGGCCGCCTTGTGGACTGGAAGGCCCTCGACCTCGTGCTGCTCGCGATGGTGCGCGTGCCGCAAGCTGAGCTCGATGTCGTCGGCGATGGCAACATGCGCGCCGCCTGGGAGCAACTCGCGCGTGAACTGAACATCGGCGACCGCGTTCACTTCCACGGCTGGAAGTCGCAGGCTGAGTGCGCGCAGATGCTGCAACACTCTACCGCGCTCGTACTGCCCAGCATCTATGAATGCGGTGGCGCCGTTGTGCTCGAAGCCATGAGCGTTGGCCGTCCGGTCATCGCCACAGCATGGGGTGGCCCGGCTGATTATCTCGACACAAGCTGCGGCATCCTCGTCGAGCCAACGAGTCGCACCGCGATGATTGAAGGCTTTGCTGACGCGCTGGAAGAGCTCGCACGTTCGCCTGAGCTATGCGCCACACTGGGCCGCGCTGCACGTCAGCGCATCGTGGACCACTTCGACTGGGAGAAGAAGGTCGATCGCGTCTACGCACTCTACGAGCAGGTGCTCGCCGAGCAACGACGCTAG